The Pseudomonas kermanshahensis genome includes a window with the following:
- a CDS encoding alpha/beta fold hydrolase, with translation MRPEIAVLDIQGQYRVYTEFHRADEAEKTIILINGSLATTASFAQTVRNLHPQFNVVLFDQPYAGKSKPHNRQERLITKETEAHILLELIEHFQADHVMSFSWGGASTLLALAHQPRRVKKAVVSSFSPVINEPMRDYLDRGCQYLAACDRYQVGNLVNDTIGKHLPSLFKRFNYRHVSSLDSHEYAQMHFHINEVLQHDLERALSGARNIDIPVLFINGDRDEYTTAEDAREFGRHVGKSHFSVIRDAGHFLDMETKAACEDTRSALLGFLKPTVREPRQRYQHVQGQHALAI, from the coding sequence ATGAGGCCAGAAATCGCTGTACTTGATATCCAAGGTCAGTATCGGGTTTACACGGAGTTCCATCGCGCGGATGAAGCCGAGAAGACGATCATTTTGATCAACGGTTCGCTGGCCACCACGGCCTCGTTCGCCCAGACAGTGCGGAACCTGCACCCACAATTCAACGTCGTGCTGTTCGACCAGCCGTACGCCGGCAAATCCAAACCGCACAACCGCCAGGAACGGCTGATCACCAAGGAGACCGAGGCGCATATCCTCCTTGAGCTGATCGAGCACTTCCAGGCCGATCACGTGATGTCGTTTTCGTGGGGCGGTGCGAGCACGCTGCTGGCGCTGGCGCACCAGCCGCGGCGAGTGAAGAAGGCCGTGGTCAGCTCGTTCTCGCCGGTGATCAACGAGCCGATGCGCGACTACCTCGACCGTGGCTGCCAGTACCTGGCCGCCTGTGATCGCTACCAGGTCGGCAATCTGGTCAACGACACCATCGGCAAGCACCTGCCGTCGCTGTTCAAGCGCTTCAACTATCGCCACGTGAGCAGCCTGGACAGCCACGAGTACGCGCAGATGCACTTCCACATCAACGAAGTGCTGCAACATGACTTGGAACGGGCATTGAGTGGTGCGCGCAACATCGATATCCCGGTGCTGTTCATCAACGGCGACCGCGATGAGTACACCACGGCTGAAGATGCACGCGAGTTTGGTCGCCATGTGGGCAAGAGCCACTTCAGCGTGATTCGCGATGCTGGGCACTTCCTCGACATGGAGACCAAGGCGGCCTGCGAAGACACCCGCAGTGCGCTGCTCGGCTTCCTCAAGCCGACCGTGCGTGAGCCACGTCAACGCTACCAGCACGTACAGGGGCAGCATGCACTGGCCATCTGA
- a CDS encoding Bug family tripartite tricarboxylate transporter substrate binding protein produces the protein MTFSLRRLVLATGCLLLAGNALAAEPKRPECIAPASPGGGFDLTCKLVQSALVQEKILSKPMRVTYMPGGVGAVAYNAVVAQRPADAGTLVAWSSGSLLNLAQGKFGRFDENAVKWLAAVGTSYGAIAVKSDSPYKTLDDLVAALKKDPSKVVIGSGGTVGSQDWMQTALIAKAAGINPRDLRYVALEGGGEIATALLGGHIQVGSTDISDSMPHIQSGNMRILAVFSENRLDEPEMKDIPTAKEQGYDIVWPVVRGFYLGPKVSDEDYAWWKASFDKMLASEDFAKLRDQRELFPFAMTGEELDGYVKKQVADYKALAREFGLIQ, from the coding sequence ATGACCTTTTCACTGCGCCGCCTCGTCCTCGCTACCGGCTGCCTGCTGCTGGCCGGCAACGCCCTCGCTGCCGAACCGAAACGCCCCGAATGCATCGCCCCTGCCTCGCCCGGCGGTGGCTTCGACCTGACCTGCAAACTGGTGCAGAGCGCCTTGGTGCAGGAGAAGATCCTCAGCAAGCCCATGCGTGTCACCTACATGCCCGGCGGCGTCGGCGCGGTGGCCTACAACGCCGTGGTGGCCCAGCGCCCAGCGGATGCCGGCACCCTGGTGGCGTGGTCCAGCGGCTCGCTGCTGAACCTGGCCCAAGGCAAGTTCGGCCGCTTCGACGAGAACGCGGTCAAGTGGTTGGCAGCCGTCGGCACCAGCTACGGGGCCATCGCCGTGAAGAGCGATTCGCCCTACAAAACCCTGGACGACCTGGTTGCTGCCCTGAAGAAAGACCCGAGCAAGGTCGTGATCGGCTCCGGTGGCACGGTCGGCAGCCAAGACTGGATGCAAACCGCGCTGATCGCCAAGGCTGCCGGCATCAACCCGCGTGACCTGCGTTACGTGGCCCTGGAAGGCGGCGGTGAAATTGCCACTGCATTGCTGGGTGGGCACATCCAGGTCGGCTCCACCGACATCTCCGACTCCATGCCCCACATCCAGAGCGGCAACATGCGCATCCTCGCGGTGTTCTCCGAAAACCGCCTGGACGAGCCAGAGATGAAAGACATCCCTACCGCCAAGGAGCAGGGCTACGACATCGTCTGGCCGGTGGTACGCGGCTTCTACCTGGGGCCGAAGGTGAGCGACGAGGACTACGCCTGGTGGAAGGCCTCGTTCGACAAGATGCTGGCCTCGGAAGACTTCGCCAAGCTGCGTGACCAGCGCGAGCTGTTCCCGTTCGCCATGACCGGCGAAGAGCTGGACGGCTATGTGAAGAAGCAGGTGGCTGACTACAAGGCACTGGCCAGGGAATTCGGCCTGATTCAGTAA
- a CDS encoding pseudouridine synthase, which produces MRLDRFLANLPCYNRQHVRLLLVQRRVRVDGQVAVDPLTDVREFSRVEVDEQLLQAGRPARYLMLNKPTGCVSATQDPQHPTVLELLPAELRDDLHIAGRLDFNTTGLLILTNDGQWSRRLTQPTTKLPKHYLVETEDEIGEHYAAKFHEGLYFAFENLTTLPAQLDILGPRQARLAIVEGRYHQVKRMFGHFDNKVVGLHRESMGAIRLDPALAPGAFRALTTEEIASV; this is translated from the coding sequence ATGCGCCTCGACCGTTTTCTTGCCAACTTGCCCTGCTACAACCGACAGCACGTTCGTCTGCTGCTGGTGCAGCGCCGCGTGCGGGTCGATGGCCAAGTGGCGGTCGACCCGTTGACGGACGTGCGTGAGTTCAGCCGCGTCGAAGTGGATGAGCAACTGCTGCAGGCCGGGCGGCCGGCGCGCTACCTGATGCTCAACAAGCCGACCGGGTGCGTCAGCGCCACCCAGGACCCACAACACCCCACGGTCCTCGAGTTGCTGCCCGCCGAACTGCGCGACGACCTGCACATCGCCGGGCGCCTGGACTTCAACACCACCGGCCTGCTGATCCTGACCAACGACGGCCAATGGTCGCGTCGCCTGACCCAACCAACGACCAAACTGCCCAAGCATTACCTGGTCGAGACCGAGGACGAGATTGGCGAGCATTATGCTGCCAAGTTCCACGAAGGCCTGTATTTCGCCTTCGAAAACCTTACCACCCTGCCCGCCCAACTCGACATTCTGGGCCCCCGCCAGGCTCGGTTGGCAATCGTCGAGGGGCGGTACCACCAGGTCAAACGCATGTTTGGCCATTTCGACAACAAGGTGGTGGGGCTGCACCGCGAAAGCATGGGCGCGATTCGCCTGGATCCGGCGTTGGCACCGGGGGCATTCAGGGCGTTGACGACCGAGGAAATCGCCTCGGTCTAG
- a CDS encoding tripartite tricarboxylate transporter permease codes for MDTLSYLGQGFGVALSPYNLVTALSGTLIGTVVGLLPGLGPINGVALLIPIAFALGLPPESALILLAAVYLGCEYGGRISSILLNIPGEASTVMTTLDGYPMARQGLAGVALSLSAWSSFIGAFIATCGMVLFAPLLAKWAIAFGPAEYFVLMVFAIVALGGMAGDKPLKTFIAALIGLFLSAVGIDANSGVYRFTGDSVHLADGIQFVVLVLGLFSISEILLLLEKTHHGHQAVKATGRMLFNVKEAASVFAVNIRCGLLGFIMGVLPGAGATLASAVAYMTEKRIAGESGKFGKGDARGLAAPETAIGASCCGALVPMLTLGVPGSGTTAVMIGALTLYNITPGPLLFEQQPDIVWGLIASLFIANIMLVILNIPMIRIFTRILAVPNWALVPVIAIITGIGVYAVHATTFDLFLMVGIGIMGYILRKLDFPLSPILLGFILGGLMEQNLRRALSISNGELGILWSSPISMGVWVLVVCMLCLPLLRIWRKRSLQRRAMADA; via the coding sequence ATGGATACCTTGAGCTACCTGGGCCAGGGCTTCGGCGTCGCCCTGAGCCCGTACAACCTGGTCACCGCCCTCAGTGGCACCCTGATCGGCACCGTGGTCGGCTTGTTGCCGGGCCTGGGCCCGATCAACGGCGTGGCCTTGCTGATCCCCATCGCCTTTGCCCTGGGCCTGCCGCCTGAGTCGGCGCTGATTCTGCTGGCTGCGGTGTACCTGGGCTGCGAATACGGCGGGCGCATCAGTTCGATCCTGCTGAACATCCCGGGCGAAGCTTCGACCGTGATGACCACCCTCGACGGCTACCCGATGGCCCGCCAGGGCCTGGCAGGCGTTGCCTTGTCGCTGTCTGCCTGGAGTTCGTTCATCGGCGCCTTCATCGCCACCTGCGGCATGGTGCTGTTCGCCCCGCTGCTGGCGAAGTGGGCGATCGCCTTCGGCCCGGCGGAATACTTCGTGCTGATGGTGTTCGCCATAGTCGCCTTGGGCGGCATGGCCGGCGACAAACCGTTGAAGACCTTCATCGCTGCGCTGATCGGCCTGTTCCTGTCGGCGGTCGGCATCGACGCCAACAGCGGCGTCTACCGCTTCACCGGTGACAGCGTGCACCTGGCCGACGGCATCCAGTTCGTGGTGCTGGTGCTGGGGCTGTTCTCGATCAGCGAAATCCTCCTGCTGCTGGAAAAGACCCACCATGGCCACCAGGCGGTCAAGGCCACTGGGCGCATGCTGTTCAACGTCAAGGAAGCGGCTTCGGTGTTCGCAGTGAACATCCGCTGCGGCCTGCTCGGCTTCATCATGGGCGTGCTGCCAGGTGCCGGTGCGACCCTGGCCAGTGCCGTGGCCTACATGACCGAGAAGCGTATCGCTGGCGAAAGCGGCAAGTTCGGCAAGGGTGATGCCCGTGGCCTGGCCGCGCCAGAAACCGCTATCGGCGCCTCCTGCTGCGGCGCCTTGGTCCCCATGCTGACCCTCGGCGTGCCAGGTTCGGGCACCACCGCGGTGATGATCGGCGCACTGACCCTGTACAACATCACCCCCGGCCCGCTGTTGTTCGAACAGCAGCCAGACATCGTCTGGGGCCTGATCGCCTCGTTGTTCATCGCCAACATCATGCTGGTAATCCTCAACATCCCGATGATCCGCATCTTCACCCGCATCCTCGCCGTGCCGAACTGGGCGCTGGTGCCGGTGATCGCGATCATCACCGGGATCGGCGTGTATGCCGTGCACGCCACCACCTTCGACCTGTTCCTGATGGTCGGCATCGGCATCATGGGCTACATCCTGCGCAAGCTGGACTTCCCGCTGTCGCCGATCCTGCTCGGCTTCATCCTCGGCGGACTGATGGAGCAAAACCTGCGCCGTGCGCTGTCGATCTCCAACGGTGAGCTGGGCATCCTCTGGTCGAGCCCGATCAGCATGGGCGTGTGGGTACTGGTGGTGTGCATGCTGTGCCTGCCGCTGCTGCGTATCTGGCGCAAGCGCAGCCTGCAGCGCCGGGCCATGGCTGATGCCTGA
- a CDS encoding enoyl-CoA hydratase/isomerase family protein — translation MSIHCEVLTGADGACIGIATLDAPKALNALNLRMIEVLGEQLHAWARDPGVVCVLLRGNGAKAFCAGGDVRALAQACRDHPGSVPPLAATFFAAEYRLDYLLHTYPKPLLCWGHGHVLGGGMGLLQGANVRIVTPSSRLAMPEISIGLYPDVGASWFLARLPGKLGLFLGLTGAPINARDALDLGLADRCFGEHQQEELIEELLQLNWQEQTELQLNSLLKAEQHRACEELPEAQWLPRRQVIDELLDVADPAGAWHALQGLKYHNDPLLAEAGGRLHEGCPLTAHLVWEQIRRARHLSLAQVFQMEYGMSLNCCRHPEFSEGVRARLLDKDNQPRWHWPDVAQVPAAVVEAHFTKVWEGRHPLADLD, via the coding sequence ATGTCTATTCATTGCGAGGTACTCACCGGTGCCGATGGCGCCTGTATCGGCATCGCCACCCTGGATGCACCCAAGGCGCTCAATGCGCTGAACCTGAGAATGATCGAAGTGCTCGGCGAGCAGTTGCACGCCTGGGCCCGCGACCCTGGTGTGGTCTGCGTGCTGCTGCGAGGCAATGGCGCCAAGGCGTTCTGTGCCGGGGGCGACGTCAGGGCGCTGGCCCAGGCTTGCCGCGATCACCCGGGCAGCGTGCCGCCGCTGGCCGCCACCTTCTTCGCGGCCGAGTATCGCCTCGATTACCTGCTGCACACCTACCCCAAGCCGCTGCTGTGCTGGGGGCACGGGCATGTGCTGGGTGGCGGCATGGGGCTGCTGCAAGGCGCCAATGTGCGCATCGTCACGCCCAGCAGCCGGCTGGCGATGCCAGAGATCAGCATCGGCCTCTACCCCGACGTCGGGGCCAGCTGGTTCCTCGCCCGCCTGCCGGGCAAGTTGGGGCTGTTCCTGGGGCTGACCGGTGCCCCGATCAATGCCCGCGATGCCCTCGACCTGGGGCTCGCCGATCGTTGCTTCGGCGAGCACCAGCAGGAGGAGCTGATCGAAGAGTTGTTGCAGCTGAACTGGCAGGAGCAGACCGAGTTGCAGCTCAACAGCCTGCTCAAGGCTGAGCAGCATCGCGCCTGCGAGGAGCTACCCGAGGCACAATGGCTGCCCCGGCGCCAAGTGATCGATGAGCTGCTTGATGTCGCCGACCCCGCCGGCGCGTGGCATGCGCTGCAAGGCCTGAAATATCACAACGACCCTCTGCTGGCCGAAGCGGGTGGACGCCTGCATGAGGGCTGCCCGTTGACCGCGCACTTGGTGTGGGAACAGATCCGCCGGGCCCGGCACCTGTCATTGGCGCAGGTATTCCAGATGGAGTACGGCATGAGCCTGAATTGCTGCCGTCATCCGGAATTCAGCGAAGGGGTGCGCGCGCGCCTGCTGGACAAAGACAATCAGCCGCGCTGGCACTGGCCGGATGTGGCGCAGGTACCAGCGGCGGTGGTCGAGGCGCATTTTACCAAGGTCTGGGAGGGGCGCCATCCACTGGCGGATTTGGATTGA
- a CDS encoding sensor domain-containing diguanylate cyclase: MPARSALFSQRSLIVTLLMLLASGFLATSLLSYFASRSAIRDGIVNTELPLTSDTVYSEIQKDLIRPVLIASMMAQDTFLRDWVLSGEQDTQRITRYLGEIMGKQDIFTSFFVSDRSLTYYQAKGVLKQITPGSWRDAWYFRLRDLKAPYEINVDLDMANQDSLTVFINYQVLDYQHRFIGAAGVGLSVSSVVKLIDEYQRRYQRSVLFTDAKGKVLLTGSEGGPHGLRVGQPLSDNPELSDLLAQQPVPGEGSHEYRDSDNHSHFLNVRHLPELDWYLLVDKRETGTLDRIRHSLYLNLAICAMITLVVLLLVHAMVKRHQASTEALATLDSLTGLPNRRSFDLLAAQALHEAQRDSGPLVALLIDLDHFKVLNDTHGHLAGDEVLRQFANVLQGSLRQSDILCRWGGEEFIVLLREAEGRQAVEVAEKIRRRTEQLTFSYDDRPLRLTTSIGLSSLQPGDTLHALLTRADRALYRAKQAGRNRVCSEVSGPDHE; the protein is encoded by the coding sequence ATGCCTGCACGTTCCGCTCTGTTTTCGCAGCGTTCGCTGATCGTCACCCTGCTGATGCTGCTGGCCAGCGGCTTTCTCGCCACTTCCCTGCTCAGCTACTTCGCCTCACGCAGTGCCATTCGCGATGGCATCGTGAATACCGAATTGCCACTGACCTCCGACACGGTCTATTCGGAAATCCAGAAAGACCTGATCCGCCCTGTGCTGATCGCCTCGATGATGGCCCAGGACACCTTCTTGCGGGACTGGGTACTGTCCGGTGAGCAGGACACCCAGCGCATCACCCGCTACCTGGGCGAGATCATGGGCAAGCAGGACATCTTCACCTCATTCTTCGTCTCCGACCGCAGCCTTACCTACTACCAGGCCAAGGGCGTACTCAAGCAGATCACGCCCGGCAGCTGGCGCGATGCCTGGTACTTTCGCCTGCGCGACCTCAAGGCGCCCTATGAGATCAACGTCGACCTGGACATGGCCAACCAGGACAGCCTGACAGTGTTCATCAACTACCAGGTGCTGGACTACCAACACCGCTTCATCGGCGCGGCCGGGGTGGGCTTGAGTGTGTCGTCGGTGGTCAAGCTGATCGACGAGTACCAGCGCCGCTACCAGCGCTCGGTGCTGTTCACCGATGCCAAGGGCAAGGTCCTGCTGACCGGCTCCGAAGGTGGCCCCCACGGCTTGCGCGTCGGCCAGCCGCTGAGCGACAACCCCGAGCTGAGCGACCTGCTGGCACAGCAACCGGTACCTGGCGAAGGCAGCCACGAATACCGCGACAGCGACAACCACAGCCACTTTCTCAATGTGCGGCACCTGCCCGAGCTGGACTGGTACCTGCTGGTGGACAAGCGCGAAACCGGTACCCTGGACCGCATCCGCCACTCGCTGTACCTGAACCTGGCAATCTGCGCGATGATCACCCTGGTGGTGCTGTTACTGGTGCATGCGATGGTCAAGCGCCACCAGGCCAGCACCGAGGCACTGGCCACCCTCGACAGCCTCACCGGCCTGCCCAACCGGCGCAGCTTCGACCTCCTGGCCGCCCAGGCCCTGCATGAGGCCCAGCGCGACAGCGGCCCGCTGGTGGCCTTGTTGATCGACCTTGACCACTTCAAGGTGCTCAACGACACCCATGGCCACCTGGCCGGCGACGAAGTGCTGCGCCAGTTCGCCAATGTGCTGCAGGGCAGCCTGCGCCAGTCGGATATACTCTGCCGCTGGGGCGGTGAGGAATTCATCGTGCTGCTGCGAGAGGCAGAAGGCCGGCAAGCGGTGGAAGTGGCGGAAAAAATCCGCCGCCGCACCGAACAGCTGACCTTCAGCTACGACGACCGACCGTTGCGCCTGACCACCAGCATCGGCCTGAGCAGCCTGCAACCGGGCGATACCTTGCATGCCCTGCTGACCCGCGCCGACCGTGCGCTCTATCGTGCCAAGCAGGCCGGCCGCAACCGCGTCTGCAGCGAAGTTTCCGGACCCGACCATGAATGA
- a CDS encoding tripartite tricarboxylate transporter TctB family protein produces the protein MILQRLFALVLLAVCAALAVMAWPYQAAFSYEPVGPRAYPLLMLGLMGLGLLYLAIRPTPIVRKDDEPELDRETLIKIAACVGLLIVFAATFEPLGFILSAILVGLPMARLYGGRWLHSAIVVVGMSLFLYWLFDRVMDVPLPLGLLSVLEN, from the coding sequence ATGATCCTGCAACGCCTCTTCGCCCTGGTCCTGCTGGCGGTGTGCGCCGCCCTGGCCGTGATGGCCTGGCCGTACCAGGCTGCGTTTTCCTACGAACCGGTTGGCCCACGGGCCTATCCGCTGCTGATGCTCGGCCTGATGGGCCTGGGCCTGCTTTACCTGGCCATCCGCCCAACGCCCATCGTGCGCAAGGATGACGAGCCAGAACTGGACCGCGAAACCCTGATCAAGATCGCCGCCTGCGTCGGCCTGCTGATCGTCTTCGCTGCCACCTTCGAACCGCTGGGCTTCATCCTCAGCGCCATCCTGGTCGGCCTGCCCATGGCTCGGCTGTACGGCGGCCGCTGGCTGCACAGCGCCATCGTCGTGGTCGGCATGAGCCTGTTCCTCTACTGGCTGTTCGACCGCGTGATGGACGTGCCCCTGCCCCTTGGCCTGCTGAGCGTACTGGAGAACTGA
- a CDS encoding cysteine-rich CWC family protein has product MNDSQHCPACGALNQCSLADPRSATQACWCYSVTIDPAVLQALPAELRDKACLCPRCAAVEAQLQAAPPGTKR; this is encoded by the coding sequence ATGAATGACAGCCAGCACTGCCCCGCCTGCGGCGCCCTCAACCAGTGCAGCCTGGCCGACCCCCGCAGCGCCACGCAGGCCTGTTGGTGCTACAGCGTGACCATCGACCCCGCCGTGCTCCAGGCCCTGCCCGCCGAGTTGCGTGACAAGGCCTGCCTGTGCCCGCGCTGCGCAGCGGTCGAAGCGCAACTGCAGGCAGCGCCGCCCGGCACAAAGCGCTAG
- a CDS encoding OprD family porin, producing MLSSQPQAFVPTRSFAARPSAIASALALAGVAPMSQAAFFEDSTATFETRNMYFNRDFRDGTSAQQSKRDEWAQGFMLNFESGYTDGTVGFGLDALGMLGIKLDSSPDRTDTGLLPTHDDGKAADEYAKLGLTGKVKVSKTELKIGTLIPELPTLQPNDGRILPQTFEGGLLTSKEISHLTFTGGRLEKAKDRNDTNWEDLALNNKNGRFGGTFTADNLDLAGLDYQFTDRITGSYHFAQLDDIYRQHFLGMVATQPWGPGTLGADLRLAVSDDAGAAKAGNIDNTTVNGMLSYALGGHKVSAAYQHLSGDSAFPYIDGADPYLVNFVQINDFAGADEHSWQMRYDYNFAALGIPGLTFMTRYISGDNVSRADGSEGKEWERNTEFKYVVQSGPLKNVAVRLRNATFRSNFARDADEVRLLVSYSVALW from the coding sequence ATGCTGTCATCGCAGCCGCAGGCATTCGTGCCTACCCGTTCCTTTGCCGCACGCCCTTCTGCCATCGCCAGCGCCCTTGCGCTCGCCGGTGTCGCGCCCATGAGCCAGGCCGCCTTCTTCGAAGACAGCACGGCGACCTTCGAAACCCGCAACATGTACTTCAACCGCGACTTTCGCGACGGCACCAGCGCGCAGCAATCCAAGCGCGACGAATGGGCCCAGGGTTTCATGCTCAACTTCGAGTCTGGCTACACCGACGGCACCGTGGGCTTTGGCCTGGATGCGCTGGGCATGCTGGGCATCAAGCTCGACTCCAGCCCCGACCGCACCGACACCGGCCTGCTGCCGACCCATGACGACGGCAAGGCCGCCGACGAGTACGCCAAGCTCGGCCTGACCGGCAAGGTCAAAGTGTCCAAGACCGAATTGAAGATCGGCACGCTGATCCCCGAGCTGCCGACCCTGCAGCCCAACGACGGGCGCATCCTGCCGCAAACCTTCGAAGGCGGCCTGCTCACCTCGAAAGAAATCAGCCACCTGACCTTCACCGGCGGGCGCCTGGAAAAGGCCAAGGACCGCAACGATACCAACTGGGAAGACCTGGCCCTCAACAACAAGAACGGCCGCTTCGGTGGCACCTTCACCGCCGACAACCTCGACCTCGCGGGCCTGGACTACCAGTTCACCGATCGCATCACCGGCAGCTACCACTTCGCCCAACTCGACGACATCTACCGCCAGCACTTCCTCGGCATGGTCGCCACCCAGCCGTGGGGGCCGGGCACCTTGGGCGCTGACCTGCGCCTTGCCGTGAGTGACGATGCCGGCGCCGCCAAGGCCGGCAACATCGACAACACCACCGTCAACGGCATGCTCAGCTACGCCCTGGGCGGGCACAAGGTCAGTGCCGCCTACCAGCACCTGTCCGGCGACAGCGCCTTCCCCTACATCGATGGCGCCGACCCGTACCTGGTCAACTTCGTGCAGATCAACGACTTCGCCGGTGCCGACGAGCACTCCTGGCAGATGCGCTACGACTACAACTTCGCGGCCCTGGGCATCCCCGGCCTGACCTTCATGACCCGTTACATCAGCGGCGACAACGTCAGCCGCGCCGATGGCAGCGAGGGCAAGGAGTGGGAACGCAACACCGAGTTCAAGTACGTGGTACAAAGCGGCCCGTTGAAAAACGTCGCCGTGCGCTTGCGCAACGCCACCTTCCGCTCGAATTTTGCCCGCGACGCCGACGAAGTGCGGCTGCTGGTGAGCTACAGCGTGGCCCTGTGGTAA
- the ung gene encoding uracil-DNA glycosylase gives MTDDDRIKLEPSWKAALRDEFDQPYMHQLREFLRQEHAAGKEIYPPGPLIFNALNSTPLQQVKVVILGQDPYHGPGQAHGLCFSVQPGIATPPSLVNIYKELQRDLNIPIASHGYLQSWAEQGVLLLNTTMTVERANAASHAKKGWEFFTDRVIQVVSEQCPNVVFLLWGAHAQGKQKLIDGTKHLVLKSVHPSPLSAYRGFLGCGHFSRANSFLEQRGLAPINWALPPL, from the coding sequence ATGACTGACGACGATCGCATCAAACTCGAACCCAGCTGGAAAGCCGCATTGCGCGACGAATTCGACCAGCCCTACATGCATCAGCTGCGCGAATTCCTGCGCCAGGAGCACGCGGCCGGCAAAGAGATCTACCCCCCAGGCCCGCTGATCTTCAATGCCCTTAACTCGACGCCGTTGCAGCAGGTCAAGGTGGTGATCCTCGGCCAGGACCCGTATCACGGCCCAGGCCAGGCCCATGGCCTGTGCTTCTCGGTGCAGCCGGGCATCGCCACGCCGCCGTCGCTGGTCAATATCTACAAAGAGCTGCAGCGCGACCTGAACATTCCGATCGCCAGCCACGGCTACCTGCAGAGCTGGGCCGAGCAAGGCGTGCTGCTGCTCAACACGACCATGACCGTGGAACGCGCCAATGCGGCTTCACATGCCAAGAAGGGCTGGGAGTTCTTTACCGACCGGGTCATCCAGGTGGTCAGCGAGCAGTGCCCGAACGTGGTGTTTCTGCTGTGGGGCGCGCATGCCCAGGGCAAGCAAAAGCTGATCGATGGCACCAAGCACCTGGTGCTGAAGTCGGTGCATCCGTCGCCCTTGTCGGCGTATCGAGGCTTCCTCGGTTGCGGGCACTTCAGCCGGGCCAACAGCTTCCTCGAACAGCGTGGGTTGGCACCGATCAACTGGGCCTTGCCGCCGCTTTGA
- a CDS encoding AbrB family transcriptional regulator: MPDRSLPLYWATGLVGLAGGYLASKVGWPLPWMVGALLAIILVRCLTPWQLSEIPNGRKCGQCIIGLGIGLHFTPAVIEQVGSHFLLIFFGALFTTLSSVISVWLLRRTGEDRATAFFASMPGGSGEMVNLGARNGAVLSQVAAAQSLRVLAVVLCVPALFKFLMGNGVPLNHAGSVSWGWLALIAPLGIAAGFIWQRLRQPNPWLFGPLLVAATVSLAGNLQIGLPDGASQIGQWLIGSGLACHFNRAFFRRAPSFLGRTLLATALCMLIAGSAAWALSVMTALDLRSLTLGMMPGGIAEMSLTAETLQLSVPLVTALQVMRLLLVLFLAEPLFRRWNAGKA, encoded by the coding sequence ATGCCTGATCGGTCCTTGCCCCTGTATTGGGCGACCGGGCTGGTCGGCCTTGCTGGCGGGTATCTCGCCAGCAAGGTCGGCTGGCCTTTGCCCTGGATGGTCGGCGCGTTGTTGGCGATCATCCTGGTGCGCTGCCTGACCCCCTGGCAGCTGTCGGAAATCCCCAATGGGCGCAAATGCGGGCAATGCATCATCGGCCTGGGCATCGGCCTGCACTTCACCCCCGCCGTGATCGAACAGGTGGGCAGCCATTTTCTGCTGATCTTCTTTGGCGCGCTGTTCACTACCCTGTCCAGCGTGATCAGCGTGTGGTTGCTGCGACGTACCGGCGAAGACCGCGCAACCGCCTTCTTCGCCAGCATGCCGGGCGGTTCGGGTGAGATGGTCAACCTGGGCGCGCGCAATGGCGCGGTGCTCAGCCAGGTGGCGGCAGCGCAAAGCCTGCGTGTGTTGGCAGTGGTGCTGTGCGTGCCGGCGCTGTTCAAGTTCTTGATGGGTAACGGCGTACCGCTCAATCATGCCGGCAGTGTGAGCTGGGGCTGGCTAGCGTTGATCGCCCCGCTGGGTATAGCCGCGGGCTTTATCTGGCAGCGGCTGCGCCAGCCCAACCCCTGGCTGTTCGGGCCGCTGCTGGTGGCGGCGACGGTTAGCCTGGCGGGCAACCTGCAGATCGGCCTGCCTGATGGCGCCAGTCAAATCGGCCAGTGGCTGATTGGCAGCGGCCTGGCCTGCCACTTCAACCGCGCGTTTTTCCGCCGCGCACCTTCGTTTTTGGGCCGTACGTTGCTGGCCACGGCGCTGTGCATGTTGATTGCCGGCAGCGCAGCGTGGGCGCTGAGCGTGATGACGGCGCTAGACCTGCGTTCGCTGACCCTGGGGATGATGCCCGGCGGGATTGCGGAGATGAGCCTGACGGCGGAGACCCTGCAGCTGTCGGTGCCGTTGGTGACGGCCTTGCAGGTAATGCGCTTATTGCTCGTGTTGTTTTTGGCAGAGCCGCTGTTCCGGCGCTGGAATGCAGGAAAAGCCTGA